The Castellaniella sp. genome includes a window with the following:
- a CDS encoding methyl-accepting chemotaxis protein, whose translation MKNLKIGTRLALGFGVVILLLVVLSSIGFWRILDSNTASANLRERQQINTLVLQWARQAETNTSLALGAANMNDPEARGRAETGMAKSDEAIMAARKALQAHNTQPEFTALFKQASTTQDVFFAGRKKAFEDLENWEIGRANDFFNHEMPKLTQTLIQQVDQLATFQQGLIDQINQETQSSNQLGLMVLITATLLALLISPLLAWRTTRSITHPMHNAIGLAEAVAQRDLSHEIHATGKDEIAQLLRALGRMEDSLRSAVGEVRNGANSIASAASEISAGNLDLSSRTEQQASSLAQTAATMEQITATVRQNADNTQQANTLAATAAQTASSGGSLVAELVGTMGEINSKSQQVADIIGVIDSIAFQTNILALNAAVEAARAGEQGRGFAVVAAEVRALAQRSAGAAKEIKDLIDSSVQATTKGNEQAAHAGDTMQEIVSSINRVTDIMGEINAANREQTTGIEEINTAITQMDDATRQNASLVEESAAAATSLQAQADNLASLVATFNLGQHSSAAQSAGAARQQRSHTGSQTRAGTGAHQQPSGQAARMPSAPEKVISPAPGRAPRTAQAPAAPASASSRPALRAPGKPAPATADTQEWTEF comes from the coding sequence ATGAAGAACTTGAAAATCGGCACCCGGCTGGCATTGGGCTTTGGCGTGGTTATTCTGTTGCTGGTGGTGCTTTCCTCTATCGGCTTCTGGCGCATTCTGGACAGCAACACGGCCAGCGCCAATTTGCGTGAACGCCAACAAATCAACACCCTGGTCCTGCAATGGGCGCGTCAGGCTGAAACCAACACCAGCCTGGCGCTGGGCGCGGCCAACATGAACGATCCAGAGGCCCGTGGCCGCGCCGAAACAGGCATGGCCAAATCCGACGAGGCCATCATGGCAGCGCGCAAGGCCCTGCAAGCGCACAATACGCAGCCAGAATTCACCGCACTGTTCAAACAAGCCAGCACCACCCAGGATGTTTTTTTTGCGGGTCGTAAAAAGGCCTTCGAGGATCTGGAAAACTGGGAAATCGGGCGGGCCAATGATTTCTTCAACCACGAAATGCCCAAGCTGACCCAGACCCTGATCCAACAGGTGGATCAACTGGCTACTTTTCAGCAAGGCTTAATTGATCAGATCAATCAGGAAACCCAGTCATCCAATCAATTGGGGCTGATGGTCCTGATCACCGCCACCTTGTTGGCGCTCTTGATCAGCCCGCTGCTGGCCTGGCGCACGACCCGCAGCATCACCCACCCCATGCACAATGCCATCGGGCTGGCTGAAGCCGTCGCTCAGCGGGATCTCAGCCACGAAATCCACGCCACCGGCAAGGACGAAATCGCCCAGTTGCTGCGCGCCCTGGGCCGCATGGAAGACAGCTTGCGCAGCGCGGTCGGCGAGGTCCGCAACGGAGCCAACTCGATTGCCTCGGCAGCCAGCGAAATCTCGGCCGGCAACCTGGACCTGTCCTCGCGCACCGAACAGCAGGCCAGTTCCCTGGCGCAGACCGCCGCCACCATGGAACAAATCACTGCCACCGTGCGCCAGAACGCCGACAACACCCAACAAGCCAACACCCTGGCCGCCACTGCCGCCCAGACCGCCTCCAGCGGCGGCAGCCTGGTGGCTGAACTGGTGGGCACCATGGGCGAAATCAACAGCAAGTCCCAGCAGGTCGCCGACATCATCGGCGTGATCGACAGCATCGCCTTCCAGACCAACATCCTGGCCCTGAACGCCGCCGTCGAGGCCGCCCGCGCCGGTGAACAAGGCCGTGGCTTTGCCGTGGTCGCCGCCGAAGTCCGCGCTCTGGCCCAGCGATCCGCCGGTGCTGCCAAGGAAATCAAGGACCTGATCGATTCCTCCGTGCAGGCCACCACCAAGGGCAACGAACAGGCCGCCCACGCAGGCGACACCATGCAGGAAATCGTCTCCAGCATCAACCGTGTCACCGACATCATGGGCGAGATCAACGCGGCCAACCGCGAACAAACCACCGGTATCGAGGAAATCAATACCGCCATCACCCAGATGGACGACGCCACCCGCCAGAACGCCAGCCTGGTCGAGGAATCCGCCGCCGCCGCCACCAGCCTGCAGGCCCAGGCCGACAATCTGGCCAGCCTGGTGGCCACCTTCAACCTGGGGCAGCACAGCAGCGCAGCGCAATCCGCCGGTGCAGCACGCCAGCAGCGCAGCCACACCGGCAGCCAAACACGGGCCGGCACGGGCGCACACCAGCAACCCAGCGGTCAGGCGGCACGCATGCCCTCGGCCCCGGAAAAGGTGATCAGTCCGGCTCCGGGCCGCGCCCCCCGCACAGCCCAGGCCCCCGCCGCACCCGCGTCTGCAAGCAGCCGCCCCGCACTACGCGCCCCCGGCAAACCTGCCCCAGCCACCGCAGATACCCAGGAATGGACTGAGTTCTAG
- a CDS encoding catalase has product MKKTDAQHCPVTHLSTDFGAPVPNNRDSLTAGPRGPLLAQDLWLNEKLAGFVREVIPERRMHAKGSGAFGTFTVTHDITRYTRAKLFESIGKKTELFARFTTVAGERGAADAERDIRGFALKFYTEEGNWDMVGNNTPVFFVRDPRQFPDLNKAVKRDPRTNLRSASHNWDFWTLLPEALHQITVVMSDRGIPASYRHMHGFSSHTYSFWNAAGERFWVKMHFKTQQGIKTLTDEESAALIAQDRESHQRDLYQAIERGDFPKWTMYIQVMPEAEAETYGVHPFDLTKVWYQSDYPLIPVGEFELNRNPDNFFADVEQSAFAPSNLVPGIGASPDRMLQARLFNYADAQRYRLGSNYQQIPVNQARCPVHSNHRDGQGRVDGNYGSTLHYEPNSFGQWQSQPDFAEPPLKIQGDAACWPFHEDDADYFEQPGRLFRLMSPAQQAVLFGNTARGMGDAPEFVKFRHIRQCHAADPAYGAGVAQALGLDLDRALASRKDDPMLGNPGVALPV; this is encoded by the coding sequence ATGAAAAAAACGGATGCTCAACATTGTCCCGTTACCCACCTGAGCACTGATTTTGGTGCCCCGGTGCCGAATAACCGCGACAGCCTGACGGCTGGGCCACGCGGCCCGCTGTTGGCGCAGGACTTATGGCTGAATGAGAAACTGGCCGGATTCGTGCGCGAGGTCATTCCCGAGCGACGCATGCACGCCAAAGGCTCGGGGGCGTTTGGCACCTTCACGGTCACGCACGATATCACACGCTATACCCGAGCTAAACTCTTTGAATCCATTGGTAAAAAAACCGAACTATTCGCCCGCTTCACCACGGTGGCGGGCGAGCGCGGCGCGGCCGACGCTGAACGCGATATTCGCGGCTTCGCCCTGAAGTTCTACACCGAGGAAGGCAACTGGGACATGGTGGGCAATAACACCCCAGTGTTTTTCGTCCGTGACCCGCGTCAGTTTCCCGATCTGAACAAAGCCGTCAAGCGCGATCCGCGCACGAATTTGCGGTCAGCCAGCCATAACTGGGATTTTTGGACGCTGCTGCCCGAGGCGCTGCACCAGATCACAGTGGTCATGAGCGACCGGGGCATCCCCGCGTCGTATCGCCACATGCATGGGTTTTCGTCCCATACCTACAGTTTCTGGAATGCCGCCGGCGAGCGCTTCTGGGTAAAAATGCATTTCAAGACCCAGCAGGGCATCAAAACCCTGACAGACGAAGAATCTGCCGCCCTGATTGCGCAGGACCGCGAGAGTCATCAGCGTGACCTGTATCAGGCGATCGAACGCGGAGATTTCCCGAAATGGACCATGTACATCCAGGTGATGCCCGAGGCCGAGGCTGAAACCTATGGGGTGCATCCCTTTGACCTGACCAAGGTCTGGTACCAAAGCGACTATCCGCTGATCCCCGTCGGGGAATTCGAGCTGAACCGCAATCCGGATAATTTTTTTGCCGACGTCGAACAAAGCGCGTTTGCCCCCAGCAATCTGGTGCCCGGCATTGGCGCCAGCCCCGACCGCATGCTGCAGGCGCGGCTGTTCAATTATGCCGACGCCCAGCGTTATCGCCTGGGCAGCAACTACCAGCAGATTCCGGTCAATCAGGCACGCTGCCCTGTGCACAGCAACCATCGTGACGGACAGGGGCGGGTGGATGGCAATTATGGGTCGACCCTGCACTACGAGCCCAATAGCTTCGGTCAATGGCAAAGCCAACCGGACTTTGCCGAACCTCCCCTGAAAATTCAGGGAGATGCCGCTTGCTGGCCCTTCCACGAGGATGATGCGGATTATTTTGAACAGCCAGGGCGCTTGTTCCGGCTCATGAGTCCCGCACAACAGGCCGTTCTATTTGGCAACACGGCCCGTGGCATGGGGGATGCCCCCGAGTTCGTGAAGTTCCGGCATATTCGTCAGTGCCATGCCGCAGACCCGGCCTATGGGGCAGGCGTAGCCCAGGCGCTGGGGCTGGATCTGGATCGGGCGCTGGCATCCAGAAAAGATGATCCCATGCTGGGCAATCCAGGCGTTGCCCTACCCGTGTGA
- a CDS encoding oligosaccharide flippase family protein, with translation MTAARSFLKNAGALYLVQILAFLVPVLEIPLLARTLGVSLYGQILFCQALAITLSLLVEYGFGINAAQQTALAHGKKKVLNRLVSQVLLAKSMLAAPMVALILLVWAAGWLDTYLEHIALLGFVLAYFLAFGFSPLWYFQGREQMALPASLDIILRLAGLGVLAIWVQGPQDFILALPLLCVPTLLSTAGTLLWCRRQVGPLQLDFAGAWQQIVQGFHFFVYRGASNLAIAAVPVLLGLTSGKRAVGEFAPAEKLIKGMTGLGMPFLTAVFPIFSRRLQGPANAAALRLPLLVLLGVMVVALAGTALAWWLGPWVLDTMLGTGYPGAGTIYQALLALAPLRILNQSIAMVLLIPAGRSRSVSYVVLMFSLLGLGTGTTLSVFFGGIGMAAGLVGIEALLLLVMLLLARRTVRLA, from the coding sequence ATGACCGCTGCGCGTTCCTTTTTGAAAAACGCAGGGGCGTTGTACTTGGTCCAGATATTGGCGTTTCTGGTGCCTGTGCTCGAAATCCCTTTGTTGGCCAGGACCCTGGGCGTCAGCTTATATGGTCAGATCCTTTTTTGCCAAGCCCTGGCAATTACCTTGTCGCTGTTGGTAGAGTACGGCTTTGGCATCAATGCCGCACAGCAGACTGCGCTGGCGCACGGCAAAAAGAAAGTCCTGAACCGTTTGGTTTCCCAGGTATTGCTGGCCAAATCCATGCTGGCCGCCCCCATGGTGGCGCTGATCCTGCTGGTATGGGCGGCTGGCTGGTTGGATACCTACCTAGAGCATATCGCCTTGCTGGGCTTTGTGCTGGCGTATTTTCTGGCCTTCGGCTTTAGCCCGCTTTGGTATTTTCAGGGGCGTGAACAAATGGCGCTGCCTGCCTCTCTGGATATCATCCTGCGCCTGGCGGGGCTGGGGGTGCTGGCGATCTGGGTCCAAGGCCCACAGGATTTCATCCTGGCCTTGCCATTGCTCTGCGTGCCCACCCTGCTAAGCACCGCTGGAACGCTGCTGTGGTGCCGCCGCCAAGTCGGTCCACTGCAGCTCGATTTCGCCGGCGCCTGGCAACAGATCGTGCAGGGCTTTCATTTCTTTGTCTATCGTGGCGCCAGCAATCTGGCGATTGCCGCTGTGCCGGTGCTGCTGGGATTGACCTCTGGCAAGCGCGCAGTGGGCGAGTTCGCTCCAGCGGAAAAACTCATCAAGGGCATGACTGGCCTGGGCATGCCCTTTCTGACAGCGGTGTTTCCGATTTTTTCCAGGCGGCTGCAGGGTCCGGCGAATGCCGCTGCCTTGCGCCTGCCCTTGCTGGTGCTGCTGGGGGTGATGGTGGTGGCGCTGGCTGGCACCGCCTTGGCCTGGTGGCTGGGCCCCTGGGTGCTGGACACCATGCTGGGAACAGGCTATCCGGGCGCCGGCACCATCTACCAAGCGCTGCTGGCCCTGGCCCCCTTGCGCATCCTGAACCAAAGCATTGCCATGGTGCTGCTGATCCCCGCTGGTCGCTCCAGATCCGTCAGCTATGTGGTGCTGATGTTTTCCTTATTGGGCTTGGGCACGGGCACAACCCTGTCTGTCTTCTTCGGCGGCATCGGCATGGCTGCAGGCCTGGTCGGAATAGAAGCCTTGCTCTTGCTCGTGATGCTGTTGCTGGCCAGAAGAACCGTGCGCTTGGCTTAA
- a CDS encoding sugar transferase, which translates to MPDTQSSTDSSASHVERRHSRWYEIVLLSTPFQMLAGLIVVLLLPAMGAWGLDFWRYPDGPRVNTQWVVGLSFILIVLVLRRLSGFAGGGLIAHVAPVVSVIYLLAFAGLFFTRSDYSRPVLLSAYVLSLLWCYAGYFVGRRYRKVKLAVLPMGQDCTLPSGPNLEVRHLTEPDLHGVRYDALVADLRSPAMTAEWERFVARCILAQIPVIHVRRVMESLSGQVRLDHLSENEVGTLLPSPLYVMCKRWMDIAVVLLAAPLALPVMVATAVAIRRDSPGPALFVQNRVGLGNHDFRIYKFRSMRLDAESAGARLAADGDERITRVGAFIRKTRLDELPQLWNVLKGDMSLIGPRPEQRVFVDQFDAEIPFYIYRHVVRPGITGWAQVMQGYAGDADATRIKIQHDFYYIKHFSLWLDILILFKTVRIVLTGWGAR; encoded by the coding sequence GTGCCAGATACGCAATCATCGACAGATTCCTCTGCCTCTCACGTCGAACGGCGACATTCCCGCTGGTACGAGATCGTTTTGCTCAGCACGCCATTTCAGATGCTGGCCGGCCTGATCGTCGTCCTGCTGCTGCCTGCCATGGGCGCCTGGGGGCTGGACTTCTGGCGCTACCCGGACGGCCCCCGGGTCAATACCCAGTGGGTCGTGGGGCTGTCTTTTATTCTGATCGTACTGGTGTTGCGCCGCTTATCCGGGTTCGCCGGAGGCGGCTTGATCGCCCATGTCGCGCCGGTGGTCAGCGTGATTTATCTGCTGGCGTTTGCGGGGCTGTTCTTTACCCGCAGCGATTATTCCCGGCCTGTGCTGTTATCGGCCTATGTGCTCAGCCTGCTGTGGTGCTACGCAGGATATTTTGTTGGTCGCCGCTACCGCAAGGTCAAGCTGGCCGTCTTGCCCATGGGGCAGGATTGCACACTGCCCTCGGGGCCCAATCTGGAAGTTCGCCATCTGACTGAACCCGATCTGCATGGGGTGCGCTACGACGCGCTGGTAGCGGACCTGCGCAGCCCAGCCATGACCGCAGAATGGGAACGCTTCGTGGCTCGCTGTATCCTGGCACAGATTCCGGTGATTCATGTGCGCCGGGTGATGGAAAGCCTGAGCGGCCAGGTGCGCCTGGATCATCTGTCGGAAAACGAAGTCGGCACCTTGCTGCCATCGCCGCTGTACGTGATGTGCAAACGGTGGATGGATATTGCCGTGGTGCTGTTGGCTGCCCCACTGGCGCTGCCCGTGATGGTGGCCACGGCGGTGGCGATCCGCCGCGACAGCCCCGGACCGGCCTTGTTCGTGCAAAACCGCGTAGGCCTGGGCAATCATGACTTTCGCATCTATAAATTTCGCAGCATGCGGCTGGATGCCGAATCAGCCGGGGCGCGGCTGGCGGCGGACGGTGATGAGCGCATCACACGCGTGGGCGCCTTCATCCGCAAAACCCGCCTGGACGAACTACCGCAATTATGGAACGTCCTGAAGGGCGACATGAGCCTGATCGGCCCCCGCCCCGAGCAGCGGGTATTCGTCGATCAGTTCGACGCCGAAATCCCGTTTTATATCTATCGCCACGTCGTGCGCCCCGGCATCACTGGTTGGGCGCAAGTGATGCAGGGCTATGCGGGTGACGCCGACGCCACCCGCATCAAAATCCAGCACGACTTTTACTACATCAAACACTTTTCATTATGGCTGGATATCCTGATCCTGTTCAAAACCGTGCGTATCGTCCTGACCGGCTGGGGCGCGCGATGA
- the trpE gene encoding anthranilate synthase component I, with product MTEIEFNALAAQGYNRIPLIAETYADLDTPLAIYLKLAHAGPEAGRNSCLLESVVGGERFGRYSFIGLPAKTLIRATGNTTEVVHQGQVVESHQGDPLAFIEAFQQRFKVALRPGMPRFAGGLAGYFGYDTVRHIEPRLGPCVKPRPAGQQPGTPDMMLLQVDELVIVDNLAGRTYLIVYADPAQPEAYALGRRRLRALREKLRTPVVIPYAYASMQTPTERDFKKDDYIAAVLKAKEYIAAGDLMQVQVGQVIAKPFRDSPLSLYRALRSLNPSPYMYYWNFDSFHVVGASPEILVRQDRETVSGHTREMVTIRPLAGTRKRGTTQDEDLRLEQELLADPKERAEHVMLIDLARNDIGRVAKTGSVEVTDTMTIERYSHVMHLVSNVRGELQDGMSSLDVLRATFPAGTLTGAPKVRAMEIIDELEPVQRGIYGGAAGYLSYGGEMDMAIAIRTGIIRDGMLYVQAAAGIVADSDPEKEWQETEAKARALLRAAEQVQFGLDEPI from the coding sequence ATGACAGAAATCGAATTCAATGCACTGGCCGCCCAAGGCTACAACCGTATTCCATTGATTGCGGAAACCTACGCCGACCTGGACACTCCGTTGGCTATTTATCTGAAGCTTGCCCATGCGGGCCCAGAGGCCGGTCGCAACAGCTGCCTGCTGGAGTCCGTGGTGGGCGGCGAACGCTTCGGACGTTATTCCTTTATCGGCTTGCCGGCCAAGACCCTGATTCGTGCCACCGGCAATACCACCGAGGTCGTGCACCAGGGCCAGGTGGTGGAATCCCACCAAGGCGATCCGCTGGCCTTCATCGAGGCATTCCAGCAGCGCTTCAAGGTCGCATTGCGCCCCGGCATGCCGCGCTTTGCGGGCGGTCTGGCAGGTTATTTTGGCTACGACACGGTGCGCCACATCGAGCCGCGTCTGGGGCCTTGCGTGAAACCCCGTCCTGCGGGCCAGCAGCCGGGCACGCCCGACATGATGCTGTTGCAGGTGGATGAACTGGTCATCGTGGATAATCTGGCCGGGCGTACTTACCTGATTGTTTATGCCGATCCGGCCCAGCCCGAGGCCTACGCTCTGGGCCGCCGTCGCCTGCGTGCCCTGCGCGAGAAACTGCGCACGCCGGTGGTCATCCCCTATGCCTACGCCAGCATGCAGACCCCCACCGAGCGCGACTTCAAGAAAGACGACTACATTGCCGCTGTCTTGAAGGCCAAGGAATACATTGCCGCAGGCGACCTGATGCAGGTTCAGGTGGGCCAGGTGATTGCCAAACCTTTCCGCGATTCACCCCTGTCCTTGTATCGGGCGTTGCGTTCGCTGAATCCATCGCCCTATATGTACTACTGGAACTTCGACAGCTTCCATGTCGTGGGGGCGTCGCCAGAAATCCTGGTGCGTCAGGACCGCGAAACTGTCTCCGGCCACACCCGCGAGATGGTCACCATCCGCCCCTTGGCCGGTACGCGCAAGCGCGGCACCACCCAAGACGAGGATCTGCGCCTGGAACAAGAACTGCTGGCCGACCCGAAAGAGCGCGCCGAGCATGTCATGCTGATCGATCTGGCCCGCAACGACATAGGCAGGGTGGCCAAGACCGGCTCGGTCGAGGTCACGGACACCATGACGATCGAGCGCTATTCGCACGTGATGCACCTGGTATCCAATGTGCGCGGCGAACTGCAAGACGGCATGAGCAGCCTGGATGTATTGCGGGCCACTTTCCCGGCGGGTACGCTGACCGGCGCCCCCAAGGTTCGCGCCATGGAAATCATCGACGAGCTGGAGCCCGTGCAGCGCGGTATTTATGGCGGGGCAGCGGGTTATCTCAGCTATGGCGGTGAAATGGACATGGCCATTGCTATTCGCACCGGCATCATCCGTGACGGCATGCTCTATGTCCAGGCCGCCGCCGGGATCGTGGCCGATTCGGACCCGGAAAAAGAATGGCAGGAAACCGAGGCCAAGGCGCGTGCCCTGCTGCGTGCTGCCGAACAAGTCCAGTTCGGGTTGGACGAGCCGATTTAA
- a CDS encoding phosphoglycolate phosphatase has product MQFSGILFDLDGTLVHTIPDLAAAVNAMRLDMGQPPLPEALIATFVGKGVEQLVMRALGHDSPAPSIDFVMRGLARFQDHYRVLNGRYSQLYPDVLAGLQAFRDQGARLAVVTNKGKAFTAPLLQHMGLADYFDAVVCGDTCERKKPDPLPLFHACDLLGIKPAQALFIGDSINDAQAAQAAGIPVLAVPYGYNEGQSVQSLPVDAIVETILEAAQWAAQTHPQAT; this is encoded by the coding sequence ATGCAGTTTTCCGGAATACTGTTTGATCTGGATGGCACCTTGGTGCATACCATTCCCGATCTGGCGGCTGCCGTCAATGCCATGCGCCTGGATATGGGACAGCCTCCTTTGCCCGAGGCCCTGATTGCCACTTTTGTCGGCAAAGGCGTCGAACAACTGGTCATGCGGGCCCTGGGCCACGACAGCCCGGCCCCCAGCATCGACTTCGTCATGCGTGGCCTAGCACGGTTCCAGGACCATTACCGAGTGCTTAATGGTCGTTACAGCCAGCTCTACCCGGATGTGCTTGCCGGTTTGCAGGCTTTTCGCGACCAGGGCGCCCGGTTGGCCGTGGTCACCAACAAGGGCAAGGCATTCACCGCCCCGTTGTTGCAGCACATGGGTCTGGCCGATTATTTCGACGCCGTTGTCTGCGGGGATACCTGCGAGCGCAAGAAACCCGATCCGCTGCCCTTGTTTCATGCCTGCGACCTGCTGGGCATCAAGCCCGCACAGGCGCTGTTCATCGGGGATTCGATCAATGATGCCCAGGCAGCACAAGCCGCCGGTATCCCGGTGCTGGCCGTGCCGTATGGGTACAACGAAGGCCAGTCTGTGCAGAGCTTGCCGGTGGATGCTATAGTGGAAACCATCCTAGAGGCCGCCCAATGGGCAGCCCAGACTCACCCACAAGCCACATGA
- the rpe gene encoding ribulose-phosphate 3-epimerase, with the protein MTSPLPAARIAPSLLAADFARLGDETTTVIAAGADWIHFDVMDNHFVPNLTMGPMVCAALRPHTQAPIDVHLMVEPVDALIPAFAQAGANIISFHPEASRHVDRTLALIRDHGCQAGLVFNPATPLHWMDHLMERLDLVLLMSVNPGFGGQSFIPHTLAKLTQARARIDAWQAQGGQPIALEVDGGVKADNIADIRAAGADVFVAGSAIFGQPDYAQVIATLRQGIAQGDARHLIHK; encoded by the coding sequence ATGACTTCCCCATTGCCTGCCGCCCGCATTGCCCCCAGCCTGCTCGCCGCTGATTTTGCTCGCCTGGGTGATGAAACCACGACGGTGATCGCCGCCGGTGCCGATTGGATTCATTTTGACGTGATGGATAACCATTTCGTGCCCAACCTGACCATGGGGCCCATGGTGTGTGCTGCATTGCGCCCGCATACCCAGGCCCCTATCGATGTGCATCTGATGGTCGAGCCCGTGGATGCTTTGATCCCTGCTTTTGCTCAGGCCGGGGCCAACATCATCAGCTTTCACCCCGAGGCCTCGCGCCATGTGGACCGCACCCTGGCCCTGATCCGCGATCATGGCTGTCAGGCCGGGCTGGTCTTTAACCCCGCCACGCCGCTGCACTGGATGGACCACCTGATGGAACGCCTGGACCTGGTCTTGCTGATGTCCGTCAACCCCGGTTTCGGGGGCCAGTCCTTTATTCCCCACACCCTGGCCAAGCTGACCCAGGCGCGGGCGCGCATCGATGCCTGGCAGGCCCAGGGTGGACAGCCGATTGCCCTGGAGGTCGATGGCGGGGTCAAGGCCGATAACATCGCTGATATCCGCGCCGCCGGGGCTGATGTTTTTGTGGCGGGTTCCGCGATTTTCGGGCAACCGGACTATGCCCAGGTAATCGCCACCCTGCGCCAGGGCATTGCCCAGGGGGACGCCCGTCATTTGATACATAAATAA
- a CDS encoding murein transglycosylase A, whose protein sequence is MNKLLWSAAVLALLSACSSIPEHEASAPLTESAALKPLVVPALAALPETPPRALKGHLAAASWQQLPGWGNDDLSHVWKALLNDCRGLMRPVSGSLALPTRAAPRAWQPVCQAAVQAGLGPNAAGQPVRQFLQAHLRPWRLDQSPGQAASGTVTGYYEPLIRASRNQEGQYQWPLYATPSDLLMIDLGAIYPDLAGKRVRGKLDGRRVVPYDTRAQIAANPARQPPVIVWANDPVEAFFLQIQGSGRALLPDGGVLRLAYDDHNGQPYVSIGQWLARQGEMPLAQTSMQNIKQWARNHPDRVQTLLNVNPAMVFFRAESITDPELGPNGAYGIPLMAQRAVAVDTEFVPLGTPLWLDTKQPGGAPLQRLVFAQDTGAAIRGAARADFYWGTGDEAGAAAGRMKQPGRMWLLWPTAAGTPSAR, encoded by the coding sequence ATGAATAAACTGCTCTGGTCTGCGGCCGTATTGGCTCTGTTAAGCGCTTGCTCCTCGATCCCCGAGCATGAGGCGTCCGCCCCTCTGACGGAATCCGCAGCCCTCAAGCCGCTGGTGGTCCCCGCCTTGGCAGCCCTGCCCGAAACTCCGCCCCGCGCCCTGAAGGGCCACTTGGCGGCGGCGTCCTGGCAACAGCTGCCCGGCTGGGGCAACGATGATTTATCCCACGTCTGGAAGGCCCTGCTGAATGACTGCCGAGGGCTGATGCGACCCGTCTCAGGGTCGCTGGCGCTGCCGACGCGGGCCGCCCCCCGAGCCTGGCAGCCCGTCTGTCAGGCAGCCGTGCAGGCTGGCCTGGGGCCCAATGCAGCGGGCCAGCCTGTACGCCAGTTCCTGCAGGCGCATCTGCGGCCCTGGCGGCTGGATCAATCCCCCGGCCAGGCGGCCAGCGGCACGGTCACCGGCTATTACGAGCCCCTGATTCGCGCCTCGCGCAACCAGGAAGGACAGTATCAATGGCCGCTGTATGCCACGCCGTCTGATTTGCTGATGATCGATCTGGGCGCAATCTACCCGGATCTGGCCGGCAAACGCGTGCGCGGCAAGCTGGATGGGCGGCGCGTAGTACCCTACGACACGCGGGCTCAGATCGCGGCCAATCCAGCCCGCCAGCCGCCGGTCATCGTCTGGGCCAACGATCCGGTCGAGGCGTTTTTCCTGCAGATTCAGGGCTCGGGCCGCGCCCTGCTACCCGATGGCGGGGTACTGCGGTTGGCCTACGATGACCATAACGGCCAGCCCTACGTCTCCATCGGTCAATGGCTGGCACGCCAGGGCGAAATGCCGTTGGCACAGACCTCCATGCAAAACATCAAACAATGGGCACGCAATCACCCGGACCGGGTGCAGACCCTGCTGAATGTGAACCCGGCCATGGTGTTCTTCCGGGCAGAATCCATTACCGACCCCGAACTCGGGCCGAACGGTGCCTATGGAATTCCCTTGATGGCACAGCGTGCCGTGGCGGTGGATACCGAATTCGTGCCCCTGGGAACACCGCTGTGGCTGGACACTAAACAACCGGGCGGGGCACCCCTGCAGCGGCTGGTATTCGCCCAGGATACCGGCGCGGCCATTCGCGGCGCGGCACGGGCCGACTTTTACTGGGGCACGGGCGACGAAGCCGGTGCGGCGGCGGGGCGCATGAAACAACCCGGACGCATGTGGCTATTGTGGCCAACGGCGGCAGGCACACCGTCGGCTCGATGA